One Helianthus annuus cultivar XRQ/B chromosome 7, HanXRQr2.0-SUNRISE, whole genome shotgun sequence genomic region harbors:
- the LOC110930188 gene encoding uncharacterized protein LOC110930188, whose product MATSAWYDSWCELCPLGNLISPSMMRQAGLSIHSKVADLISEGNWNWPIHWLTSYPVLNQLPSINLSEGVRDVVLWKDINERLVPFSSSDAWECIRSRGTQVSWYNLVWFSQCIPRHAFVLWLVFRRKLVTQDRIRQWNIDNKDCMNLMCCLLCHNNIDSHHHLFFECKYATEVWKRVNENSAMKAVGSNWNEIVSWLLPRARSRSIATIIGKLLVAATTYFIWRERNSRFFNNQLRPPEKLADHIISNVRLKLKSLKFKDTTHVRQVLQEWEISFEDT is encoded by the coding sequence ATGGCCACTTCAGCTTGGTATGATTCGTGGTGTGAGCTGTGTCCGTTGGGAAATCTTATCTCTCCTTCGATGATGAGACAGGCGGGGCTATCTATCCATTCGAAAGTTGCTGATCTTATCTCGGAAGGTAATTGGAATTGGCCGATCCACTGGTTAACGTCTTACCCGGTCTTGAATCAACTACCGTCTATTAATCTTTCAGAAGGGGTTAGGGACGTTGTTTTGTGGAAAGACATTAATGAGCGCCTGGTCCCGTTCAGTTCCTCTGACGCGTGGGAGTGCATTCGTTCTCGTGGCACTCAGGTGAGCTGGTACAATCTGGTCTGGTTCTCGCAATGTATTCCAAGACACGCTTTTGTTCTATGGCTCGTATTCAGAAGAAAGTTAGTCACACAAGATAGAATAAGGCAATGGAACATTGATAACAAGGATTGCATGAACTTAATGTGCTGTTTGCTTTGTCACAATAACATCGACTCGCATCATCATCTTTTCTTTGAATGCAAGTATGCGACAGAGGTTTGGAAACGTGTTAACGAGAATTCAGCCATGAAGGCCGTGGGTTCTAATTGGAATGAGATTGTTAGCTGGTTACTTCCTCGGGCTCGGTCGAGATCCATAGCCACCATTATTGGCAAGCTTTTGGTTGCGGCTACAACTTATTTTATCTGGCGGGAAAGGAACTCCAGGTTTTTCAACAATCAATTGCGGCCTCCAGAAAAATTGGCTGATCACATCATCAGCAATGTTCGACTTAAGCTCAAATCACTAAAGTTCAAGGACACAACACATGTGCGACAGGTCTTACAAGAGTGGGAGATTAGCTTTGAAGACACTTAG